In Nocardioides sp. zg-1228, a single window of DNA contains:
- a CDS encoding oligosaccharide flippase family protein: MPTRARDRSDAVAGPRGRLERLLGGSGQIAVAMLLMNLATYGFTMTAARIIGPVPYGAFFALMNLVMIISVVMLGLQATAARRISSDPAHVGQIEREILRVSLRASLLLGAVLLMGAPLLNTLLDLDSLPTAVLAAFAAVPMTMTGAQAGILQGERRWRELAVLYVLSGVPRLLVGVVLILWQPTEFMAFLGVTIGFYAPFLYGLAVLRHGRVSGETHERHGFGPIIKEAVVNSQALFAYFALTNVDMLVGRSVLDSHDSGLYAAGLIVSRAVMFLPQFVVVVAFPSMSTSRNRSRALAGSLLLVGGLGGACVLATAVLPDLVLVFAGGGDYEEVRSLLWVFALLGTCMAVLQLLVYSVLARQGTMSMVLIWVAFGVVVAVASTLVSTVGELLALVLSVDVMLLVVLLAISAVTLRGRSPAQ; this comes from the coding sequence ATGCCCACACGAGCGCGCGACCGGTCCGACGCGGTCGCCGGTCCCCGCGGCAGGCTCGAGCGTCTGCTGGGCGGCAGCGGGCAGATCGCCGTGGCGATGCTGCTGATGAACCTCGCGACCTACGGCTTCACCATGACGGCGGCGCGGATCATCGGGCCGGTCCCCTACGGCGCGTTCTTCGCGCTGATGAACCTCGTGATGATCATCAGCGTCGTCATGCTCGGCCTCCAGGCGACCGCGGCCCGCCGGATCAGCTCGGATCCCGCCCACGTCGGGCAGATCGAGCGCGAGATCCTCCGGGTCTCGCTGCGGGCGTCCCTCCTCCTCGGCGCCGTCCTCCTCATGGGGGCGCCACTCCTCAACACGCTGCTCGACCTCGACAGCCTGCCGACAGCGGTGCTGGCCGCCTTCGCCGCGGTGCCGATGACGATGACCGGCGCCCAGGCGGGGATCCTCCAGGGTGAGCGGCGCTGGCGCGAGCTGGCCGTGCTGTACGTGCTCTCGGGGGTGCCGCGGCTCCTCGTCGGGGTCGTGCTGATCCTCTGGCAGCCGACCGAGTTCATGGCCTTCCTCGGCGTCACGATCGGCTTCTACGCACCATTCCTCTATGGGCTCGCCGTGCTGCGCCACGGGCGCGTGTCCGGCGAGACCCACGAGCGCCACGGGTTCGGGCCGATCATCAAGGAGGCGGTCGTCAACTCGCAGGCCCTCTTCGCCTACTTCGCGCTCACCAACGTCGACATGCTGGTCGGGCGCTCGGTCCTCGACTCGCACGACTCCGGGCTGTACGCCGCCGGCCTGATCGTCTCGCGGGCGGTGATGTTCCTGCCGCAGTTCGTCGTGGTCGTCGCGTTCCCCTCGATGTCGACGAGCCGCAACCGCTCGCGCGCCCTGGCCGGCAGTCTGCTGCTCGTCGGCGGCCTCGGCGGCGCGTGCGTGCTGGCCACCGCCGTGCTCCCCGACCTCGTGCTGGTCTTCGCCGGCGGCGGCGACTACGAGGAGGTGCGGAGCCTGCTGTGGGTGTTCGCGCTGCTGGGCACGTGCATGGCCGTGCTCCAGCTGCTGGTCTACTCGGTGCTCGCCCGCCAGGGCACGATGTCGATGGTGCTGATCTGGGTCGCGTTCGGCGTCGTGGTCGCCGTCGCGTCGACGCTGGTCTCGACCGTCGGCGAGCTGCTCGCGCTCGTGCTGAGCGTCGACGTGATGCTGCTGGTGGTGCTGCTGGCGATCAGCGCGGTCACGCTGCGCGGGCGGTCCCCCGCTCAGTGA